A genomic stretch from Prochlorococcus marinus str. MIT 9312 includes:
- a CDS encoding aldo/keto reductase translates to MKKKVGLGTWSWGNKLFWNYKSANDDDLRETYNEALKRGIDLIDTADSYGTGNIQGRSESLIGKFFLDTPSANKKRMQVATKLAPYPWRIGDRGFNKPFLKSLERLNHKLDIVQLHWSTAKYNPWQELGLLNNLCDLKDQGFNFQIGLSNIGPQRLTKLINYLGIRGQKLKSVQIQFSLLAPDLEKQYKVKNICEENNIDFLAYSPLSFGILCIDPDKDENKENSFIRNALFENYKKPTYELRSCLKRIANKRTVSQAQVAINWCCYQGTIPLVGMRKKSQVVDVSNVFNWNLNKDEFKELQEVSENCLKKMPKNPFSSI, encoded by the coding sequence GTGAAGAAAAAAGTTGGACTAGGAACTTGGTCTTGGGGGAATAAGCTTTTTTGGAATTACAAATCTGCAAATGACGATGATTTACGTGAGACATATAATGAAGCTTTGAAAAGAGGTATTGATCTAATAGATACTGCAGATTCTTACGGTACTGGGAATATTCAGGGTAGAAGTGAATCATTGATAGGCAAATTTTTCCTAGATACTCCCTCTGCCAACAAAAAAAGAATGCAAGTAGCAACCAAACTCGCACCTTATCCTTGGAGAATTGGTGATAGAGGTTTTAATAAACCTTTTTTAAAAAGTTTAGAAAGGCTTAATCATAAATTAGACATAGTCCAATTGCATTGGTCAACTGCAAAATACAATCCTTGGCAGGAATTAGGACTGTTAAATAATCTTTGCGATTTAAAAGATCAAGGGTTTAATTTTCAAATTGGCTTATCAAATATAGGTCCTCAACGGTTGACTAAATTAATTAATTATTTAGGAATAAGAGGTCAGAAACTAAAAAGCGTTCAGATACAATTTTCTTTACTTGCTCCCGATTTAGAAAAACAATATAAGGTAAAAAATATTTGCGAAGAAAATAATATTGATTTTTTGGCTTATAGTCCCTTGTCCTTTGGAATACTTTGTATTGATCCAGATAAGGACGAAAATAAAGAAAATAGTTTTATTCGTAATGCTTTATTTGAAAACTATAAAAAACCAACATATGAATTGCGGAGTTGTCTTAAAAGAATTGCGAATAAAAGAACAGTTTCTCAGGCTCAAGTAGCCATTAATTGGTGTTGTTATCAAGGAACTATTCCACTTGTAGGAATGCGAAAAAAATCTCAAGTTGTAGATGTATCGAATGTTTTTAACTGGAATTTAAATAAAGATGAATTTAAAGAACTTCAGGAGGTTTCAGAAAATTGCTTAAAAAAAATGCCTAAAAATCCTTTTTCAAGTATTTAA
- a CDS encoding THUMP domain-containing class I SAM-dependent RNA methyltransferase — MKVVASAPQGLEKYLAEEISNLGGFNINTYKRFINFECDYETFYRVHFYSRLAFRFYREIASFNCYDKQSLYEGVRDSFNWLDWLHYKKTFNVQVTGRTSSLSHTHFSALEVKNSITDLQQAVWNKRSNISLDDPDFIIHLHLNNNKAIISLQSSLESLHKRGYRPAVGNAPLKENLASGLINMTQWNGKVPLIDIMCGSGTFLIEAVNQFIEVPINIHQVYLFENWLDFRKDIYLNEKNKAKNKIINYEKLPKIIGCEINKKVFEQAKVNISLAGLENYIELINNDFLELQLKFTPGIIICNPPYGKKLGDENELICLYEQMGTFLKNNFSGWEFWLLSGNPKLTKYLKMKSSLKIPVSNGGIDCRWIKYLIR; from the coding sequence ATGAAGGTAGTTGCATCCGCTCCACAGGGACTTGAGAAATATTTAGCTGAAGAAATTTCAAATTTAGGTGGCTTTAATATTAATACTTATAAAAGATTTATTAATTTTGAATGTGATTATGAAACTTTTTATAGAGTTCATTTCTATTCCAGATTAGCTTTTCGCTTTTATAGAGAAATTGCAAGTTTTAATTGCTACGATAAACAATCTTTATATGAGGGTGTTAGAGATTCATTTAATTGGTTAGATTGGTTGCACTATAAAAAAACGTTTAATGTTCAAGTAACTGGGAGAACATCTTCTTTAAGTCATACACATTTTTCTGCTCTTGAAGTTAAAAATTCTATAACTGATTTGCAACAGGCAGTTTGGAATAAAAGATCAAATATTTCTTTAGATGATCCTGATTTTATAATTCATCTTCATTTAAATAATAATAAAGCAATTATTAGTCTTCAAAGTAGTTTGGAAAGCTTACACAAGCGCGGTTATAGACCCGCAGTTGGAAATGCACCATTAAAAGAAAATTTAGCTTCTGGATTGATAAATATGACTCAATGGAATGGCAAAGTCCCTTTAATTGACATTATGTGCGGCTCAGGAACTTTTTTAATTGAGGCAGTTAACCAATTTATTGAAGTTCCTATAAATATTCATCAAGTATATCTTTTTGAGAATTGGTTGGACTTTAGGAAAGATATTTATCTTAATGAAAAAAATAAGGCAAAAAATAAAATTATAAATTATGAAAAATTACCAAAAATTATAGGCTGCGAAATTAATAAAAAGGTTTTTGAGCAGGCGAAAGTAAACATATCATTGGCAGGACTCGAAAATTATATTGAACTTATAAATAATGATTTTTTAGAACTCCAGTTAAAATTTACACCTGGGATAATTATATGTAATCCTCCATATGGCAAAAAATTGGGCGATGAAAATGAATTAATTTGTTTATATGAACAAATGGGTACTTTCCTAAAGAATAACTTTTCAGGCTGGGAATTTTGGCTGCTAAGTGGAAATCCAAAACTAACAAAATATTTGAAAATGAAATCTTCATTGAAAATTCCTGTTAGTAATGGGGGGATTGATTGCAGATGGATAAAGTATTTAATAAGGTAA
- a CDS encoding phage holin family protein, whose protein sequence is MEKPKNKNFANTASRISAIASSVMDLHVKIALQEVDREKRRLISGGIFLAIGLTLLLLVLMCIHIIFYLFLKNYNNWNTEYNLLLIIFIDLFLAGLSLKLGGKLAKGPYLPQTLEGLGKTTKAVLGKK, encoded by the coding sequence ATGGAAAAACCAAAAAATAAAAACTTTGCAAATACAGCTTCCAGAATTTCAGCTATCGCAAGTTCAGTGATGGATTTGCATGTAAAAATAGCTCTTCAAGAAGTAGATAGAGAGAAAAGAAGATTAATTAGTGGTGGAATATTTTTGGCAATTGGATTGACCTTACTATTATTAGTTCTAATGTGCATCCATATTATTTTTTATCTTTTTCTAAAGAACTATAATAACTGGAATACAGAATATAATTTATTACTTATAATTTTTATCGATTTATTTCTTGCAGGTTTAAGTTTGAAGCTTGGAGGAAAATTAGCCAAAGGACCTTATCTTCCTCAAACATTGGAGGGTTTAGGCAAGACAACAAAAGCCGTTTTAGGCAAAAAATAA
- a CDS encoding DUF883 C-terminal domain-containing protein: METYHPPKEVEEKEDDSELPEKEVISEKWLLEKIDSLIPLIKEKWPTIAQQTIEATKGSIDDLVEVIASHSGTSAIGIKRQLFEIIDSIRENNWEISEKIEPIESQLEELLEELNNTLRPKIESPIRKKPILSIAIAAGIGLLIGTLLNSGRK, from the coding sequence ATGGAGACTTACCATCCTCCCAAAGAAGTAGAAGAAAAAGAAGATGACTCTGAACTTCCTGAGAAAGAAGTTATCTCTGAGAAATGGTTACTTGAAAAAATTGACAGTTTAATACCTTTAATAAAAGAAAAATGGCCTACCATTGCTCAGCAAACCATTGAAGCCACAAAAGGAAGTATTGATGATTTAGTTGAAGTAATAGCTAGCCATAGTGGAACCTCAGCAATTGGAATCAAACGCCAACTATTTGAAATCATTGATTCAATCCGAGAAAACAATTGGGAGATATCAGAAAAAATTGAACCTATAGAAAGTCAATTAGAAGAGTTACTAGAGGAACTGAACAATACACTTAGACCAAAAATAGAAAGTCCAATTAGAAAAAAACCAATATTATCTATTGCTATTGCCGCTGGTATTGGTTTACTAATAGGAACTCTTCTAAACAGTGGCAGAAAATAA
- the smc gene encoding chromosome segregation protein SMC has product MRLVHINQVEFENFKSFGGSVKIPLEEGFTVVTGPNGSGKSNILDGILFCLGLANSRGMRAERLPDLINNSKVKEGKSSETFVSVKFNIQDWSPREDLPPLELEEEEIALKKGQKEWVVSRKLRLMPGGSYASTYTSDGKQCTLQQIQRILRDISVDPEGSNVVMQGDVTRIVSMNNKERRNLIDELAGVALFDTRIEQTNAKLNDVFERQERCEILENELQSSKNKLEKECEKAKRYKELKAKLLQITELEKVLIFDKQVKHVESIEKKETEIEKNKILFNEQKESINKEISVLEGALKILVAELKEKGEDTLIKVNSDIGSINSSLRELDRVSSLNKEEGIKLQKQRDEIAISKRNIESEKMRQENFDENFLNKLNLQIDDLTLKHKLSRKKLSDAAGESGEFSKQSIKLNAELESIKNKINPLEIKKRKVEEETIQNNIQKDAISSQIDALALEKQKLLEGNQIKKETSEINKNNLASNSLEINSLKNEIDLLNKTKLRLNNEQLRLEKDLSRFESRKEALNESRGSYALRILLEAGLEGIHGYVAQLGEVSEKNRYALEIAAGNRLGQIVVDNDHIAAKAIEILKKKKAGRLTFLPLNRIKSQKKNYAISRFENNREHGFIDKAINLITFDEVYSDVFRYVFGDTLVFSDLASARLSKQKNRLVTLSGELLEASGAITGGSKLNKDLAYRFGINNDLDDSSPIKERLLVIEEALRESNNDLIIKNNRLNKLNSNRSHIIEDCASFNKEIEVNKNSVEVVMKRIQDFKLSLNKLDSANNLLVEELDSLKNELKPHHDKFDQLQIILKENYEKNQKSSLIAFNNDFNNLDKKLELHIKERDTLLDKKNQFALNKERINNSLKITLLQEKNLQESIKELAIAHSEWIEKRDKFKKELLVLNNQKNSLEKDLGFLRRKRDELNSSISNKRQEYNNYLLKLEYLERDMHSLKEEMRSEKIKLENYKKDLPNPFPKLEEYEEKSLESVQSEISIINAKLQSLEPVNMLALDELEELIERLNGLREKLAILSNERSELLLRIETVSTMRQEAFMQAFLEVDKHFREIFANLSDGDGFLQLENTNSPLEGGLTLVAHPKGKNVRRLASMSGGEKSLTALSFLFALQKYKPSPFYALDEVDSFLDGINVERLSKLISNQSSNAQFIVVSHRRPMISASERTIGVAQARGANTQVVGLPNAA; this is encoded by the coding sequence TTGAGATTGGTACATATCAATCAGGTCGAGTTTGAAAATTTTAAATCTTTTGGGGGAAGTGTAAAAATTCCTCTTGAAGAAGGTTTTACAGTGGTTACCGGCCCTAACGGTTCTGGGAAAAGTAATATTTTAGATGGCATTTTATTCTGTTTAGGTTTAGCTAATAGTAGAGGAATGAGGGCAGAAAGATTACCTGATCTAATAAATAATTCCAAAGTTAAAGAAGGCAAGTCATCCGAAACATTTGTATCGGTAAAATTTAATATTCAAGATTGGTCTCCCAGAGAGGACCTTCCGCCCTTGGAATTAGAAGAAGAAGAAATTGCTCTTAAGAAAGGTCAAAAAGAATGGGTAGTTTCTAGAAAATTAAGGCTTATGCCGGGTGGTTCTTATGCTTCGACTTATACTTCTGATGGAAAACAATGTACCTTGCAACAAATACAGAGAATATTAAGGGACATTAGTGTTGATCCTGAGGGAAGCAATGTTGTTATGCAGGGTGATGTAACAAGAATAGTATCAATGAATAACAAGGAGAGGAGAAATCTTATTGATGAATTAGCAGGAGTCGCACTGTTTGATACAAGAATAGAACAAACTAATGCAAAATTAAATGATGTTTTCGAAAGACAAGAAAGGTGTGAAATTTTAGAAAATGAATTGCAATCTAGTAAAAATAAGCTTGAAAAAGAATGTGAAAAAGCAAAGCGATACAAAGAGTTAAAGGCAAAACTTCTTCAAATAACCGAATTAGAGAAAGTTCTTATTTTTGATAAACAAGTGAAGCATGTTGAATCTATAGAGAAAAAAGAAACTGAAATTGAAAAAAACAAAATATTATTTAATGAACAAAAAGAATCTATTAATAAAGAAATATCAGTTTTAGAAGGTGCTCTGAAAATTCTGGTTGCTGAGCTTAAGGAGAAAGGAGAGGATACCTTGATAAAGGTCAATTCTGATATTGGAAGTATTAATTCTAGCTTGAGAGAACTTGATAGGGTATCAAGTTTGAATAAAGAAGAGGGTATTAAATTACAAAAGCAGAGAGATGAAATTGCAATATCTAAGAGGAATATCGAGTCAGAAAAGATGAGACAAGAAAATTTTGATGAGAATTTTTTAAATAAATTGAACTTGCAAATTGATGATCTGACATTAAAACACAAATTATCCAGAAAAAAACTTTCTGATGCAGCGGGAGAATCTGGAGAATTCTCAAAACAAAGTATCAAATTAAATGCTGAGCTTGAAAGTATAAAAAATAAAATTAATCCTTTGGAAATAAAAAAAAGGAAAGTTGAAGAAGAAACGATCCAAAATAATATTCAAAAAGATGCAATATCTTCTCAGATCGATGCTTTAGCTTTAGAAAAGCAGAAACTTTTAGAGGGAAATCAAATAAAAAAAGAGACATCCGAGATAAATAAAAATAATTTAGCAAGTAACAGCTTGGAAATTAATTCTTTAAAAAATGAAATTGATTTATTAAATAAAACTAAACTAAGGCTAAACAACGAGCAATTAAGGCTTGAAAAGGATTTATCTAGATTTGAAAGCAGAAAGGAAGCTTTAAATGAATCTAGAGGTTCATACGCTCTAAGAATTCTTTTAGAAGCAGGATTAGAGGGTATACATGGTTATGTAGCTCAACTTGGAGAGGTTAGTGAGAAAAATAGATATGCATTAGAAATTGCTGCTGGAAATAGACTAGGACAAATTGTTGTTGACAATGATCATATTGCAGCTAAAGCTATTGAAATTCTTAAAAAGAAGAAAGCGGGAAGATTAACTTTTTTACCTTTAAATAGAATTAAAAGTCAAAAGAAGAATTATGCAATTTCAAGATTTGAAAATAATAGAGAGCATGGATTCATTGATAAAGCCATTAATTTAATTACTTTTGATGAAGTTTATTCAGATGTTTTTAGATATGTTTTTGGAGATACATTGGTTTTCTCAGACTTAGCCTCAGCTAGATTATCTAAACAAAAAAATAGGTTGGTTACTTTAAGTGGTGAACTATTAGAAGCAAGTGGAGCTATTACAGGGGGCAGTAAGTTAAATAAAGATTTAGCTTATAGATTTGGAATTAATAATGATCTTGATGACTCTAGCCCTATAAAAGAAAGATTATTGGTTATTGAAGAAGCCTTAAGGGAGTCAAATAATGATTTAATTATAAAAAATAATAGACTCAATAAATTAAATTCTAACCGCAGTCATATAATTGAGGATTGTGCTTCATTTAACAAAGAAATTGAAGTGAATAAAAATTCTGTTGAAGTTGTCATGAAAAGAATTCAGGATTTCAAATTGAGTTTAAATAAACTTGATAGTGCTAATAATTTATTAGTTGAGGAGTTAGATAGTTTAAAAAATGAATTGAAGCCTCATCATGATAAGTTTGATCAATTGCAAATCATTCTTAAGGAGAATTATGAAAAAAATCAAAAATCATCATTAATAGCTTTTAATAACGATTTTAATAATCTTGATAAAAAACTTGAATTACATATTAAGGAGAGAGATACATTACTAGATAAGAAGAATCAATTTGCTTTAAATAAAGAGCGTATCAATAATTCATTAAAAATAACTTTATTACAAGAAAAAAACTTGCAGGAATCTATCAAAGAACTTGCAATTGCTCATAGTGAATGGATAGAAAAAAGAGATAAATTTAAAAAAGAGCTTTTAGTTCTCAATAATCAAAAAAATTCCCTAGAGAAGGATTTAGGTTTTTTGAGAAGAAAAAGAGATGAATTAAACTCTTCAATTTCAAATAAAAGGCAAGAATATAATAACTATCTATTGAAGCTTGAATATCTTGAAAGGGATATGCATTCTCTGAAAGAAGAGATGAGGAGCGAGAAAATAAAATTAGAAAATTATAAAAAAGATCTACCTAATCCTTTCCCAAAGCTTGAAGAATATGAAGAGAAGAGTCTTGAATCTGTTCAATCAGAAATCTCGATTATAAATGCAAAACTACAAAGCTTAGAACCTGTTAATATGCTGGCTCTTGATGAACTAGAAGAATTAATTGAGCGATTAAATGGTTTACGAGAAAAATTAGCAATCCTATCTAATGAAAGATCTGAATTATTGCTGAGAATAGAAACTGTATCGACTATGCGTCAGGAGGCTTTTATGCAAGCATTTTTAGAAGTTGATAAACACTTTAGAGAAATTTTCGCAAATTTATCTGATGGAGATGGTTTCCTTCAACTTGAAAATACTAATTCTCCTTTGGAAGGAGGATTAACTTTAGTTGCACATCCTAAGGGAAAAAATGTCAGAAGATTAGCCTCTATGTCAGGTGGTGAAAAATCATTAACTGCTTTAAGTTTTTTATTTGCGTTGCAAAAGTATAAACCTTCCCCTTTTTATGCATTAGATGAGGTTGATAGTTTTTTAGATGGTATCAATGTTGAAAGGTTGTCAAAATTAATATCTAATCAGTCATCAAATGCACAATTTATAGTCGTAAGTCATAGAAGGCCTATGATTAGTGCGTCTGAACGAACAATTGGTGTTGCGCAGGCACGAGGTGCTAATACTCAAGTTGTTGGGTTACCAAATGCTGCATAA
- a CDS encoding PRC-barrel domain-containing protein — translation MSLSNTSANKNRPNSVPSERLWLRSELMGTQVITTDTGRRLGVVGEVVVDIDRREVVALGLRDNPLTRFLPGLPKWMPLESIKQVGDVILVDSLDSLSESFSPERYGKVINCQVITESGQLLGRVLGFSFDIETGDLISLVMGAVGVPLLGEGVLSTWEIPVEEIVSSGTDRIIVYEGAEEKLNQLSSGLLEKLGVGGSSWDEREANGYSANLVPVENQLLSGLESEKQNNLVEEYEEVVEQDDYEDDYEDEDELEYVEIKGSSEEINNRKKLYMDNDYSDQIENQNSFNQIDEEKNIDFMQKKQSTTNLASKRPIQNAKETLDIEPLDAQNLVKDNKKSEKFEIDDPW, via the coding sequence ATGAGTTTGTCTAACACATCTGCTAATAAGAATCGCCCTAATTCTGTTCCTAGCGAACGTTTATGGTTAAGGTCAGAATTAATGGGGACACAAGTTATAACTACTGATACTGGGAGGCGTTTAGGCGTAGTTGGTGAAGTTGTTGTTGATATTGACAGAAGGGAGGTGGTCGCTTTGGGACTAAGAGATAATCCACTTACAAGATTTTTACCAGGTTTGCCAAAATGGATGCCCTTAGAAAGTATAAAGCAAGTTGGAGATGTGATATTAGTTGACTCTCTAGATTCTTTGAGTGAAAGTTTTTCTCCAGAAAGATATGGAAAGGTAATTAATTGTCAGGTAATTACAGAGTCTGGACAACTTTTAGGTAGAGTTCTTGGGTTTTCGTTTGATATCGAGACAGGGGATTTAATTTCTCTTGTTATGGGTGCAGTAGGTGTTCCACTTTTAGGTGAGGGAGTTTTAAGTACTTGGGAAATTCCTGTTGAGGAAATTGTAAGTAGTGGTACGGATAGGATTATTGTTTATGAAGGGGCTGAAGAGAAATTGAACCAATTAAGTAGTGGATTACTTGAGAAACTTGGAGTCGGAGGTTCTTCATGGGATGAAAGGGAAGCAAATGGATACTCAGCAAATCTTGTCCCAGTTGAGAATCAGTTATTGTCAGGTTTGGAATCAGAAAAGCAAAACAATTTGGTTGAGGAATATGAAGAAGTTGTTGAACAAGATGATTATGAAGATGATTATGAAGATGAAGATGAACTTGAATATGTTGAAATAAAGGGTTCTTCAGAGGAAATCAATAACAGAAAAAAGTTATATATGGATAATGATTATTCTGATCAGATTGAGAATCAAAATAGTTTTAATCAAATAGATGAAGAAAAGAATATTGATTTTATGCAAAAGAAACAATCAACTACAAATTTAGCTTCAAAAAGACCAATTCAAAATGCAAAAGAAACTTTGGATATTGAACCACTAGATGCACAAAATTTAGTTAAAGATAATAAAAAGTCAGAAAAGTTTGAAATTGATGACCCTTGGTAA
- the accC gene encoding acetyl-CoA carboxylase biotin carboxylase subunit, producing the protein MVEKVLIANRGEIALRIVRSCRELGIATVAVFSTVDKKALHVQLADEAVCVGDSLSNKSYLNIPNILAAATSRGVDAIHPGYGFLAENDKFAEMCNDHGIVFIGPSPNAIRSMGDKSTAKETMEAVGVPTVPGSKGLLSNVDEAYKLADDIGYPVIIKATAGGGGRGMRLVENADNLEKMFKAAQGEAEAAFGNDGLYMEKFIKKPRHVEIQILADRSGNVVHLGERDCSVQRRHQKLLEESPSPAINTELRKKMGNAAIAAAKSIGYEGAGTVEFLVDDDNFYFMEMNTRIQVEHPVTEMVTGVDLIAEQIKIASGVNLEFNQDDINLNGHAIECRINAEDPSHNFRPSPGKITGWLPPGGPGVRVDSHVYTGYEIPPFYDSLIGKLIVWGKDRNTAIKRMNRALNECAVTGIPTTINFHLTLLNKAKFKEGKIHTKYVEEELLPNY; encoded by the coding sequence ATGGTTGAAAAAGTTTTAATTGCTAATCGTGGAGAAATAGCTTTACGAATTGTCAGAAGTTGTAGAGAACTAGGTATTGCAACAGTTGCAGTTTTTAGCACCGTAGATAAAAAAGCATTGCACGTTCAGCTTGCTGATGAAGCGGTGTGCGTTGGAGACTCGTTAAGTAATAAGAGTTATTTAAATATTCCAAATATACTTGCTGCTGCTACATCGAGAGGAGTTGATGCTATTCATCCTGGTTATGGATTTCTTGCTGAAAATGATAAATTTGCTGAGATGTGTAACGATCACGGCATAGTTTTTATTGGTCCATCTCCTAATGCTATTAGATCTATGGGAGATAAATCTACAGCTAAAGAAACTATGGAAGCAGTAGGAGTTCCAACAGTACCAGGTAGTAAAGGCTTGTTATCAAATGTTGATGAGGCTTATAAATTGGCAGATGATATTGGCTATCCGGTAATTATCAAAGCGACTGCTGGAGGAGGTGGAAGAGGTATGAGGCTGGTTGAAAATGCTGATAATCTTGAAAAAATGTTTAAAGCAGCTCAGGGTGAAGCAGAAGCAGCTTTTGGTAATGATGGTTTATATATGGAGAAATTTATAAAGAAGCCAAGACATGTAGAAATTCAAATTTTGGCGGATAGGTCGGGAAATGTTGTTCATTTAGGAGAGCGAGATTGTTCAGTTCAAAGAAGACATCAGAAGTTATTGGAAGAGTCTCCTAGCCCTGCAATTAACACTGAACTTAGAAAAAAAATGGGAAATGCAGCTATTGCTGCTGCAAAAAGTATCGGTTACGAAGGAGCTGGTACGGTTGAATTTTTAGTTGATGATGATAATTTTTATTTCATGGAAATGAATACTAGGATTCAAGTTGAACATCCTGTTACTGAAATGGTTACAGGAGTTGATTTAATAGCTGAGCAAATTAAAATCGCAAGCGGAGTAAACTTGGAATTTAATCAGGATGATATCAATTTAAACGGTCATGCCATTGAATGTAGAATCAACGCTGAAGATCCTTCTCATAATTTCCGACCATCACCTGGAAAAATAACTGGTTGGCTTCCTCCTGGCGGCCCTGGTGTAAGGGTGGATAGTCATGTTTATACTGGCTATGAAATACCTCCATTCTATGACTCATTAATTGGTAAATTAATAGTCTGGGGAAAAGATCGTAATACTGCAATTAAACGTATGAATAGGGCTTTAAATGAATGCGCGGTAACCGGCATTCCTACAACAATTAACTTTCATCTAACTTTACTGAATAAAGCTAAATTTAAGGAAGGTAAGATACATACTAAATATGTAGAAGAAGAATTATTGCCAAATTACTGA
- a CDS encoding YggT family protein, with product MLVESLQILDVSLGISLSYLTVIFLIRLILTWYPKIDLSKGLWLLVSIPSSSILNLTRKLIPPIGGVDVGPVIWIGIISFLREILVGQQGLIKLALHTHIS from the coding sequence TTGCTTGTAGAATCTCTCCAAATTTTAGATGTTAGCTTAGGAATCTCTCTATCATATCTAACTGTAATTTTTTTAATAAGATTAATTCTTACTTGGTACCCAAAAATTGATTTAAGTAAAGGTTTATGGTTATTAGTTTCAATACCATCAAGCTCTATTCTGAATTTAACAAGAAAATTAATTCCCCCTATAGGAGGAGTTGATGTGGGACCTGTAATCTGGATTGGAATTATAAGCTTTTTAAGAGAGATTTTAGTGGGTCAACAAGGTCTTATAAAACTTGCATTGCATACACACATTTCATAG
- the psbX gene encoding photosystem II reaction center X protein — protein sequence MFQISNLLLAADFSSEVANNSAVGMIGSFIAAALLIVIPATAFLIFVSQKDSLNRTSTGRR from the coding sequence GTGTTTCAAATCTCAAATTTATTACTAGCTGCAGATTTTTCTTCTGAAGTTGCAAATAATTCCGCAGTTGGAATGATAGGTAGTTTTATTGCCGCCGCTTTACTTATCGTTATTCCAGCTACTGCATTTTTGATTTTTGTTAGTCAGAAAGATTCCCTCAATCGTACATCTACTGGAAGACGCTAG
- a CDS encoding Ycf66 family protein: MVNASLNWASIVGIVLAVGGGGLYFLRSFKPALARDYDVFFAAIGLLCGGILFFQGWRLDPILQFGQFLLAGTTVFFAYESVRLRGVATDQARRSSYFDDDPISDVPRNSRGRFNDEYDRFEEAERPSRRFNPQEDEFEDEYMDGRSLRRNVSRAIPASAASRSRPSKREANQFENDEPIRRRKTPGDTNSNQSERNNFGERRNLSRNEVKTGSRPRINRTVSRQDNSSTPDNSSQSRKKPSRSPIRQQTSTELVEDASFKDVNQVKKTRESRRVSSSARSSAKNQNGRYTVGKNKKKPRDNSSRFDD; encoded by the coding sequence GTGGTCAATGCTAGTCTCAATTGGGCCAGTATTGTTGGTATAGTTCTCGCTGTAGGTGGAGGAGGCCTTTATTTTTTAAGGTCTTTTAAACCTGCATTAGCAAGAGATTATGATGTTTTCTTCGCAGCAATAGGACTTTTGTGCGGAGGGATATTATTTTTTCAAGGCTGGAGATTAGATCCTATTCTTCAGTTTGGTCAGTTTTTGTTAGCAGGAACCACAGTTTTTTTTGCATATGAAAGTGTGCGATTAAGGGGAGTTGCTACTGATCAAGCAAGAAGATCATCTTATTTTGATGATGATCCTATTTCTGATGTGCCCAGAAATTCTAGAGGTCGATTTAATGACGAATACGATAGGTTTGAGGAAGCTGAAAGACCATCAAGAAGATTTAACCCTCAAGAAGATGAATTTGAAGATGAATATATGGATGGGAGATCTCTTAGAAGAAATGTTTCAAGAGCCATTCCTGCTTCTGCTGCAAGTAGAAGCAGGCCATCTAAAAGAGAAGCAAATCAGTTTGAAAATGACGAACCTATAAGAAGAAGAAAGACTCCTGGAGATACAAATAGTAATCAATCAGAAAGAAATAACTTTGGTGAAAGAAGAAACTTATCTCGTAATGAAGTTAAAACAGGATCAAGACCCAGAATAAATCGGACAGTATCTAGGCAAGATAATAGTTCTACACCTGATAATTCTTCTCAATCAAGAAAGAAACCTTCAAGATCTCCTATTAGGCAGCAAACTTCAACAGAGCTAGTAGAAGATGCTTCATTCAAAGATGTTAATCAAGTCAAAAAAACTCGAGAGTCTCGGAGAGTCAGCTCTTCAGCGAGATCAAGTGCAAAAAATCAAAATGGTAGATATACCGTTGGAAAAAATAAAAAGAAACCTAGAGATAACAGTTCTAGATTTGATGATTAA
- a CDS encoding chlorophyll a/b-binding protein — protein MNSKEEQTNSEVTNLENESSIEKKKDKNDKSEQTADIKFDEKSIDIEDEYKFGWSNYSEITNGRFAMIGFLAIILIELFSQQSFLKWAGIL, from the coding sequence ATGAATTCTAAAGAAGAACAAACTAACTCAGAAGTCACTAATTTAGAGAATGAGAGTTCTATAGAAAAAAAGAAAGATAAAAATGACAAAAGTGAACAAACTGCAGATATTAAATTTGATGAAAAATCAATAGATATTGAAGATGAATATAAATTCGGATGGAGTAATTATTCTGAAATAACTAATGGAAGATTTGCAATGATCGGATTCCTAGCAATAATACTAATTGAATTATTTAGTCAACAATCGTTTTTAAAATGGGCAGGAATCTTATAA